The following nucleotide sequence is from Cicer arietinum cultivar CDC Frontier isolate Library 1 chromosome 2, Cicar.CDCFrontier_v2.0, whole genome shotgun sequence.
CTCTATGCCTTGGACCGAACCCTATAAAAAAACCTTTGTAAAGAGGCGTGTTGTTTTATTGAGTGTTGGCATATATTTGAACAAGTAATCCTCAGAACAGGATTGTATAATTTACAAAAGGTTGTGTCCAAAGCTACACCAAAGATGGAACACATACAAGAAACTATTAACCAATGGATGTATCTTTGTAATTCACTCTTGACAGTTACCTTGACAGACAAGTAACTCATTCCCTTTATGATACATGAGCTGGTAGATGTTTGAGATAGTAATCTCCTAAGAAGGAAACATCACTACACACTGAAATCCATGGGGGAGTGTACAAGATACGCGCATTCGCAAGCGCAAAACCATTAAGAATTGGCAACGGAATTCCCTTCTTTAACTGCGAGTTCATGTACGGTATGAGGACGGTTTTGAGGACGGTTGATGTCAGGGACTGCAAatgtttacaaaataaaaagagtaagGTTCATATAATAGCCAAGACTTATTAACAATAATGTATTTCAAAGTTGAAATTAGAATGATTTGTGTGTGCACAATGAGATGGTGTTATGTATGTGCTCTAAggaatgtataaattaaatatgatttataaaATGACGTAGTTAGGTTAAGGTGAATGCATTTATTGACATTTACCTGAATTACATTCATGTGAAGTTTCCCTATTTTGCTCCATTTCAAGTATGTGGAAAACTTCAACAATTTAAGGCGACCCGTAAGACTGTTTCTTACGATTTCTGCGTCGCATGAAGCACTAATATCCTATGCAAACAAGCAAGATTAATAGAACATGTTAAGGTAAGATATTGATCATGTTATCATGAAGGTTACCTCTTCAACTAACAATAGAAATAAACATCATCTGATAAATAGAATGATAGGGGAAATTTAGCATATTATGAGAAAAGTTACTTTAAAAGTGTAAGCTTCAAACAATGATAAActaaaaactttatttaaacATACCACAGATATGCATGCAACAGGTATGACTTCACCAGCTTCTAGAACATCAATTATTATATCTACTGAAAACTTAGCGGCAATATCTTGATTCGACACTTGTATAATTGGTGGAGATGATGCAGAAAAATTAAGATTCATGTCATCATTTGGATATTGCTTGTATAATTGAGGAATGATGAGTTTCCATTCCGCAGTGTTCAGAAGAGCCTGATCAGGTAGTTCATCAAGTATCCATTGCAAAGTATCTGCCTGAGCCAACAACAACATAAACTATCAAAACTATATTTGAGTCTATATAACAATGCAACACAAAACTTCTAATCAGCATGCATACTATTCTTCGATGTCAGCAAAATAATCCTTTTATCACAAATTTTATGCTGTTCCAACACGGCGTAGCCAACCAAAGGATTCATGACCAAACTTCATCATTAAAGAACTTACTCCATTAAAAGTATGCAAAACATGTTTATGTATTGAAATCTTCAGAAACTTACTGCGAAGTAAACTTCGGAGGCCGATTTGAAAACATTTTCATGTATTGAAATCTTTATCATCTTTGGTAAATCACCACTTGAAATAGAAATGTCAGATCCTAGGCGGTAATGTTGAGGTACTAAAACATCGTTTTTCTCAGTGAATAAACCATTGATTTCAAGTTGGATAGAATAATTACTCAGCACAGGATTGTCCACAAAAGAAACATTTAGAGCAGCAGTTTCGTCTAATGAAATTGTCTTCGGAAGAGAATGCAGAAAATCGTCAAGTGTTGCTATcccttttattattttatcagaGATAGAATCTTCAACTGCAGATGCTATGTTTCCTTTAAAAGCATCAACAAGCCTgcagtaaaataaataaataaatattcacaTAATATCTTCAACTACTATCTATCTAACCCATGTCTTAGGAAAATTGCTTACACTTGATAAAGCCAAGCTGCTCCACCATTCATTTTTATGGATAAGTCTCCAACATCACATCCATAGTCTAAGAGAATCAGCTTAAGAGTTCCTCCTTGGTTCCTTAAATTTACAGTAAGCCATACTTGCATATTCTCAACCTTAGAAACAAAGCACAATACAACTTAGTGAGGAACATTATTGGTTGAAGAGGTCGATACAAAAATTTATCTGCATTAACCTATTTTAGTCTTCGAGAAAACTGAGACTCAATTTAGTCCctgataaaaataaaagcaatTTTTCCGTTCGTAAAAAAGTAGATTGGAACAGCTTAGTCCCTACATTCTTTAAGAGAGGTGAGAACTAAGGTTTTCAGGTAGGGACTAAATCATCTCGGTTTTGTTATTCTTGAGGGCTAAAAGTTGCTTTGATTTTTCTCAATGACTAAATTTGATTTCACACTTTTTCACCGAATTCAAATTGGTCTTCCCTTTTAAAACTATATTATTCTCACAGGCTTTTTTTCCTATCATACTGAAATAGTGAAATACATGTCCTTTAGTATTCTTCTTGTTTTCTTCTTCTGTATCTCCAGTTTCAATTATATTCAACAAGTTGACCTAATTCCAGTTGAAGGAAAGTACAGAATGAAATTCCAACCTCAACATCATAACAGCTTTTCTAGGACAACCAGGGTAACCAATTTTTACCAAATTAACCAACCTTAACATCATAAGCCATCAAATAAAATGCAAcatcagaaagaaaaaagaaaaggtaAGCACCATTATAGTCCCTTAAAGTGTAAGACAATGTCACTTTGGTCCCTTACTCGGccaataattcaaatttatccTCGACTCGTCAAAATAGTCGCTGAAAGATACTGTTTACTATTATAAAAGTCCCGAAAGATAAACTTAATGTAAAAACAGTTCATAACCAATATAACAAAAGTGACTAAACTAACCGACATTTTAATGATTCGATAACTAATTAAAGTTTTTGACTGAATCAGATACCAAAGTGACAGCGCCCNNNNNNNNNNNNNNNNNNNNNNNNNNNNNNNNNNNNNNNNNNNNNNNNNNNNNNNNNNNNNNNNNNNNNNNNNNNNNNNNNNNNNNNNNNNNNNNNNNNNNNNNNNNNNNNNNNNNNNNNNNNNNNNNNNNNNNNNNNNNNNNNNNNNNNNNNNNNNNNNNNNNNNNNNNNNNNNNNNNNNNNNNNNNNNNNNNNNNNNNNNNNNNNNNNNNNNNNNNNNNNNNNNNNNNNNNNNNNNNNNNNNNNNNNNNNNNNNNNNNNNNNNNNNNNNNNNNNNNNNNNNNNNNNNNNNNNNNNNNNNNNNNNNNNNNNNNNNNNNNNNNNNNNNNNNNNNNNNNNNNNNNNNNNNNNNNNNNNNNNNNNNNNNNNNNNNNNNNNNNNNNNNNNNNNNNNNNNNNNNNNNNNNNNNNNNNNNNNNNNNNNNNNNNNNNNNNNNNNNNNNNNNNNNNNNNNNNNNNNNNNNNNNNNNNNNNNNNNNNNNNNNNCTACACTTCAAGGACTAAAATGGCGgtttaaaaaaaaagcataCTATATAAAAGTGAAGAATATTATTATAGATTATAGATTAATAGAATACCTTGACAGTGGCAGTTCCACTATCTGAAATTCCAATTGGGACTAACCAACTGCTAACAGTATACCTCCAATTCAAGCTCAAATTAGCAGTGGCACctgaaacaacaacaacaatgctTGTATCTCCAGTTTCAACAGATGAAGAACTGACTTGGATATCTTTGATTGTGATCTCAGAAAGAATCACACGAGCTTTTCCAACAAGAGGTACTTGAACAGATTTCTCAATTTGTGGAAGCTGAGAAAGAACTATAGATGATATAGCTTGGTCTATTAGAATATCTTTGACAAAGTCAAGACCCTTTTCAGATATAACTACAGAGATGAAACCCTCTTCAATACAAACACTTGTTGAGATGAATAGTAGGgagaaaaatagaaacaatattCTATGTGCCATGATTTTTTTCCTTGGGTTGTGAGGGATGAATGATCTTAGATCAAACAAACATCAACATGCAgcctaggttgttgttgttgttgaatctTGTGAAGACACTTTTAATGATTATTGTTAGTGAAAGATGAAATTTTGTTACTATTTTATCTGTTGGGTATGTAATTTAATTGGAATGGAGCTAAGTTTTTCTGCTAACAACGAAATGTGAGGATATTAGGTTGATTTTGgaagtttgttcaataattaattaatattattgaattggGTTGATGTTTGCATAATATTAGTAGTGATCAATTATTCGGATTTAGTCTGATCAAGGTCCAacataaaattgatattaaatttttataaacaagTAAAAATTGGGATCTTAAAATTTAGATCAGTCACCTAATAGAGCGAAAATTCGGCTGAACAAGATTTAACAcaaaattgatattaattttaaaaataaaaattctgaaAATATGGGTAACTTACATGTGCCTAACCTAACACCtattattcatataaaaaatatatagttgtCTGCAAGCTCGAGACCCACGCGACTTGTCACACTTACATTTAGTGGTCACTCAAAGGAGAAGAGCCCTATTAAGAGGGACAATTAAAGATTGATTTTTCAGTACAAAAGCATATCCTCAGCATCATTTGAgcttcttaattttattttggtgaGACCGATTAAGACATATCAGATTTAATAACCCTGCCATTGTTCACTCCAATTATGCAGCCctttgaaaattcaaaattggtTCAAGTCAAATTACCCCAGGTTATTACGTTTAATATTGTTATTCTActcaaaaaactattttttaaagttaaagaGCACACTTTTAAAGTAGAATTGTTCTTAAAACCAAACTCCACACCAACTTGCTCCAATGGTAAAAACTGATTTTTAGAGATAAGAATCCACTTAAGAACATAGCTGAAAATGCTCTAACTCAGACTCCCAACATAATTATGTTGATTTTGAAAGACATTAAAAAGTTCCATGCATTTGTCTGCATTAAAAAGATTTTCTGTTGAAAAGGATCATTGTGAACCACTGAATTCAGGAAATGCACGATTCCAATAACACACATGCTACATAAATAGCAGAACATAAACTTTTATGGCCCAAACGAATATCAAAACTTGAATAGTGGGTTTTTTCCACAGATTTATATGGCTCCCAATATTCCCTGATACAATCCAATTCTTCCTAATCAAGTTCTCATATATGCAAATGTCATTTTCCTTCTAAACCATCTATCCATCATGCCTTTTAAATGAACAGAGGTAAGAACCATATATTGCCAAATCACATACTAATTCACACCACTGCTACAATAATATCGATGAATGAAGTAGGCAGATGCTATGCTAGACTCCTGCCTCCATAACGGACAATTGATTCACTGATTCCTCCCGTTTCAGACATCTTCTCGATTCAAGCTCCTATTCATCAATTCGAGTATTTGGATACAGAAACAAAGAAAACTGCTTTATAGGAAGTAATCTGGAGCTGGTTTCTTGGCAGGTGCCCCTCTTGATTCCTGtttcattaaaatttgaaaaatcaatttcgacagattaataaattaactttttcaTTGGTGAGGAGGGGGGATAATGTATATAGACCACTGATTGTTTGCTCAAACATGCAAAGAAGGTACATTCAAATGCGAAGTCCCTGATACGTAGAATTCAGTaggataaaaaatattgaaaccaTAATGCATTAGGCGCATTCTTTACCACATGAATCAACGAATTTGACATAAAGGGATTGACGCCTGTTTGCTGCTTTTTGAGGAAGCAATAATCCATATACTAGCCTATCAACATACTGagtttataacaataataaatatcaagTGATTTTGCCAACAAACCTGTGGGGCAGCATCAAACACACGAAACTGCTTATTGAGATTACCATCTAACTCCAGAATTGCAGCTACATTACCACATCTGTAACAAAGACGAAAAATGTCATATTAAATGCACcagaacaaaaataataacagACATTTGAATTGATTATGTACCTGTAGCAATAATTTGGAGCTGACCAGACAGTAACTATCTGGTTATTGAACATCCATTTATATCCTTCCATTACCAACTGATGAGCTCGACATATATAATCAATGTTATTGGAGTGGTTAAAAGAAGTAACAACACTACCACCAAACAAGAAACCAGCACCACGGGGACTCAAACCCCATCCATCCACAATATCTTCAGGATCTGACCATAAGAGGTCACACATGGCACCGTCGTGA
It contains:
- the LOC101489808 gene encoding putative BPI/LBP family protein At1g04970 is translated as MAHRILFLFFSLLFISTSVCIEEGFISVVISEKGLDFVKDILIDQAISSIVLSQLPQIEKSVQVPLVGKARVILSEITIKDIQVSSSSVETGDTSIVVVVSGATANLSLNWRYTVSSWLVPIGISDSGTATVKVENMQVWLTVNLRNQGGTLKLILLDYGCDVGDLSIKMNGGAAWLYQVLVDAFKGNIASAVEDSISDKIIKGIATLDDFLHSLPKTISLDETAALNVSFVDNPVLSNYSIQLEINGLFTEKNDVLVPQHYRLGSDISISSGDLPKMIKISIHENVFKSASEVYFAADTLQWILDELPDQALLNTAEWKLIIPQLYKQYPNDDMNLNFSASSPPIIQVSNQDIAAKFSVDIIIDVLEAGEVIPVACISVDISASCDAEIVRNSLTGRLKLLKFSTYLKWSKIGKLHMNVIQSLTSTVLKTVLIPYMNSQLKKGIPLPILNGFALANARILYTPPWISVCSDVSFLGDYYLKHLPAHVS